Below is a genomic region from Vulgatibacter sp..
CCCTCGTAATCGGCGCGGATTCACTGCCGCGGATCACCGACGTCGACAAGGCCCGCGTCGAACCCGAGCTTGCCGTGCTGTCGGCCCTCGCCCACGGCCATGAGCAAGGTGGCACGGAGGTGGCCCTCGCTGCGCTGGCTGCAGCGGCGGGCCTCGAAGACGATCGATCGATATTCTATGCTGACCTCGTCCTGCGCTCCCTGGGCGCGGCGGCACGCAAGACGCTGGAGGACTTCATGAACAGCGGGCGCTACGAGTTCCAGAGCGAGTTCGCTCGCAAGTACATCGAGGAGGGCAAGGCCGAAGGAAAGGCCGAGGGCAAAGCGGCAGGACTCGCCGAAGCCATCCTTGCAAACCTGACCAACCGGGGGCTGGCCCTCTCCGAGGAACAGCGCGCGAGGATCGCCGGCTGTTCCGACCTGGCGACGCTGGGACGATGGCTCGCCGCCTCCCTGCACGTGAACTCCGCCGACGATCTGCCGGACTGAAGTGGTGCACGTCGAGCGGCCGGGAAATGGCGGGCAGGCAGCGCCGCTGGTCAGAAGCTCCAGACGCCGTAGAGGTCCCTGCACGTGGGGCCGCACGGTCCTTCCTCGCGTTCGAATGGTCCGACGCGGGCCGTGGCAACCTGCGTCCACTCGTGCAGCGCTACGAGGTCGACCGAGTTGGCAGGACTCGAAATCCAGAGGAAGGTGGGCCGGCCCTTGGCAATGCCCACCTTCATGTCGGCGCATTCCGGCTCGCCGGACGCGGTCGGGAGCGTGACCTCGCAGGAGGAGAGAACCCGATCCCCGTGCTGCACCTCGAAGCGCCAGAGCCCCGGCTCCCACTCCGGCCGCTCGAGGTCGACCCAGGCCATGCACGACGACCCCGATGCCAAGAGCGCACAGCCCCTGGGGGCCGATGGTACCGGCTCGGCTCCGCAACCTGGAACGAAGAGCGCACCGGCAGCAACCAGCGGAAGAACCCGGCGCAGGACGAGGGAAGGCATGCAGCTTCGATGTCCGCTGCGCTGGCGGCGGATCAGGCGCGAGTGCAGATTCCGGTCGACCTGGGATGCAGACGGCGCAGCCCTCGCCCACGGACCCGCTCGTCGTCACGCTGCCGCAGGTCAGCAGCCCCCCGCGGGCCCGGATCAGAAGGCGAAGATGGCGTCGTCGTTCTTGCAGGTGCCGCAGCCCTCGCCGTTGGGCTCGGTGGTCTCGTAGTGCGGGTGGATGGAGGTGCTGCCGATCTCCACGCCCTCCCGCTCGACGAGGATGTGGACCTCGCTCGGCGAGCCGGTGATCGAGAGGACCGCGTGCCACTCGCCGGCGGCCCGGTGGTGCGGCCCCCACCCCGGCGAGGTGACCTTGTCGCTGTCGCAGGCGAGGGTCTCCCCTTCCGCCAGGGGCAGGTCCGCGGTGCAGCGCACGTGCTCGCCGTCGAGGGAGAAGCGGAAGGTGTAGGCGCCCGGCTCCCAGCTCTGGTGCACCAGCGCCACGTCGAGCGCGCAATAGGGCAGCATCGCGTTGCAGCTCTGGCCCCCGCAGCCGGACGCCGCCGCTGCCACCGCCGCGATGGACAGGCCGAGAACGACCCCGATCATCCGCTTCATCGTCTTCCTCCCGTGACCGTCCATGTTGCGCCAGCCGCAGGCGGATCAGAAGGGCGCGCCAGCACCTTCCGTATCCCTCCCCGAATACACGAACGCCCGCGCCGGCTGAAACCGGCAACGGGCGTCCGTGGCGCGAGCGGCGTCGTCGATCAGGTGAGATCGATCCAGACGCTCTTCAGCTCGGTGTAGTTGTCGAGGGCGTGCATGCCGAGCTCGCGGCCGAAGCCGGAGTTCTTGAAGCCGCCGAAGGGCATCGCCGCGTCGAAGACGTTGTAGGTGTTGACCCAGACGGTGCCGGCCTTGAGCGCCTTGGCAGCCCGCAGCGCCTTCTTGATGTCGCGGGTCCAGATTCCTGCGGCGAGGCCGTAGTCGTTGGCGTTGGCCAGCGCCGCCGCCTCCTCCACCTGGTCGAAGGCGATGGTGGAGAGCACCGGCCCGAAGATCTCCTCCCGGGCGATGCACATGTCGTTGACCACGCCGTCGAAGATCGTGGGCTTCACGAAGAAGCCCGGGCCGGCGTCGGTGTTGCGGCCGCCGCCGAAGACGAGCCTGGCGCCCTCCGCCTGGCCCTTCTCGATGTAGCCCAGCACCTTGTCGAGCTGGTTCTGCGAGATCTGCGGCCCGAGGCGGGACTTCGGGCTGAGCGGATCACCCTGCGCCGCCAGCATCTTCTCGGCGCGGCCCTTCACCTTCTCGAGGAACTCGTCCTTGATCGAGCGCTCGACGAGGAGGCGCGAGCCCGCCGAGCAGACCTCGCCCTTGTTGTAGAAGATGGCGTTGATCGCGCCGCGCACCGCTGCGTCCATGTCCGCGTCGGCGAAGACGACGTTGGGGCTCTTGCCGCCGAGCTCGAGGGTGAGGCGCTTCAGGTTGCTGGCGGAGAGCTGCATGATCCGCTGGCCGATCTTCGTCGAGCCGGTGAAGCTGATCTTGTCGATGCCCGGGTGGAGCACCATCGCCTCGCCCGCCTCGCCGCCGGTGCCGGGGAGCACCTGGAGCACCCCCTCGGGCAGCCCTGCCTCGAGGGCGAGCTCTGCGAGCTTCATCGCGGTGAAGGGGGTGAGCTCCGACGGCTTGTGGATCACCACGTTGCCGCAGGCGAGCGCCGCCGCGATCTTCCACGTCGACATCAGCAGCGGAAAGTTCCAGGGCGTGATCACACCGACGACGCCCACCGGCTCGCGCAGCGTCATGTTGAGCATGCCGGGCTTCGCGGGGATGGTCTCGCCGTGGATTTTGGTGGTCCAACCGGCGAAGTACTGGAAGATCTCCGCGGAGAGCGGGATCTCGATGTTGCGGGTCTCGGCGAAGGGCTTGCCGGTGTTGACGGTCTCGAGCTCGGCGAGCTCGTCGGCGTGCTCACCGATCAGCTCCGAGAGGCGCCAGAGGATCCGGGTGCGCTCCGCCGGGCTGATCTTCGTGGACCAGGGGCCCTGCTCGAGGGCCTGCCGGGCGATGCGCACCGCGCCGTCCACGTCCTCCGCGGAGGCGCCGTGGAAGCTGGCCACCTTCTCGGCGTTCCCGGGATAGATCACGTCCATCGCCGTGTTGGACCGGCCTGCGGTCCAACGGCCGCCGACGAGGAGCTTGCCCTCGGGGATCTTCGCGTGCTGGAGCTTGAGCGCCACGTTCCGCCTCCTGCGCGCCACCTTGCGGGGCGCTCGATGCATCGAGGTCGCTGGCGCACCGCGCCAGACCAGTCCCCCTGCAACGTTCGAAAAGGCGGGCATGCTAGCGGTCGCCCCCCACACGGTCAACGCGATGTCCAAGGCATTCGAGAGCTTGCAGAAGGAACTGGTGGCCTGCGGCCGGTGCGACCGGCTGGTCGCGTGGCGGGAGCAGGTGGGCGCCGAGAAGCGCGCCGCCTTCCGGCACGAGACCTATTGGGCGCGGCCGGTCCCCTCGTTCGGCGATCCCGCCGCCAGGCTCCTCGTCCTCGGCCTCGCCCCTGCCGCCCACGGCGCCAACCGGACCGGCCGCGTCTTCACCGGCGACGGTGATCCCCAGTGGCTCTTCCGAGCGCTCCACAGGGCCGGCTTCGCCTCGCAGCCCTTCTCCCGGGACCCGCGGGACGGCCTGCGCCTGCACGACTGCGTGGTCACCAACGCCGTGCACTGCGTCCCGCCGGGCAACCGCCCCTCCGCGACGGAGCTCGCGATCTGCGGGCGCTCGTTCCTCGACCGGGAACTCGCCGCCCTGCCCCACCTCCAGGTGGTGGTCGCCCTGGGAAGGCTCGCCTTCGACGCCTACCTCGCCGCTGCGGCCCGCCTCGGCCACCAGCCGAAGCCCCGCCCCCGCTTCGGCCACCTCGCCGCGGTGGAGGAGGGACTGCCCCACGTGCTGCTGGCGAGCTACCACCCGTCCCGCCAGAACACGAACACCGGCTTGCTCACCGAGCCGATGTTCGATCGGGTCTTCACCGAGGTGCGCCGCCGCCTGGCGTGACGGTGGTGTGCAGCACGCCTTCCGGGAAGCATCGTTTCCGGGATGCGACACGCCGGGCGCAAGAAGCCGATCGACGCACAGACCCTCGTGATCACCGGCGCGTCCAGCGGCATCGGCCTCGCCACGGCGCAGATCGCCGCCCGCAGGGGCGCCCGGGTGGTCTTGAGCTCCTTCGATCCGAAGCCCCTCGAGGAGGCGACCGAGGCGCTGCGCGACGAGGGCTGCACCGTCGCCAGCTTCGTCGCCGACGTCTCCGCCCGCACGGCGATGGAGCGGCTCGCCGCCTTCGCCACCCGGACCTTCGGCCGCATCGACACCTGGGTGAACAACGCCGGCGTCCACGTCTTCGGCAAGAGCCTGGACGTCGATCTCGAAGACGCCCGCCGGGTCCTCGCCGTGGACTATTGGGGCACGGTCCACGGCAGCAGGGCCGCCCTGCCCCGCTTGCGCGAGAGCCGCGGCACCCTCGTCAACGTGGGCAGCGTCCTCTCCGGCCGCGCGGTGCCGCTGCAGGGGATCTACAGCGCCTCCAAGCACGCGGTGAAGGCGTGGACCGACGCCCTGCGGATGGAGCTCGCGCTGGAGGGCGTGGCCGTCGCCGTGACCCTGGTGCAGCCCTCGGCGATCGACACGCCGATCGTGCGCCACTCGAAGAGCCTCATGCCCTTCCGCGTGCAGCTGCCACCCCCGATGTACGCGCCCGAGGTGGTGGGGCGCGCCATCGTCCGGGCGGCGCAGCGACCGCAGCGCGACGTCACCGTCGGGGGCGCCGGGATCTTCGCGAGCATCGGCGAAAAATTCGGCCCGAAGACCGCCGACGAGGTGATGCGCTTCAGCTTCTTCCGGCTGCAACGGGCGAGGGGGCCGGCGCGCGGCGTCGACGCGCTCCACCGCCCGCTGGGTGAAGCGCCCCGGAAGCGAAGCGGCGACGGGCGGGTCGTCCTGCGCCACAGCGCCTGGACGTGGGCCCGGCAGCATCCCGCCGTCGGCGGTGCGGTGGCGGCGCTCCTCGGCGTCGGGCTCGTCGCAGGGGTCGCCGGAAGGGAGGGCTGAGGCGATGTCCCTGAACGGCCGCAGGATCGTGATCACCGGCGCCACCAGCGGAATCGGGCTCGCCACCGCGCGCCTCGCCGCAGCACGCGGCGCCAGCGTCTTTCTCGTCTCCCGCAACGAGGAAGACCTGCGCCACGTCGCCGGGCAGATCGGCAGGCGGGGCGGCAAGGCCGCGTGGGCCCGGGCGGACGTCGCGGTTCGCGCCGAGGTGGAGGCAGCAGCAGAGCGGGCCATCGAAGCCTTCGGCGGCATCGACGCCTGGGTCAACTGCGCGGCGACGGGGCTCTATGCGCCGGTCGAGCAGTCGGACCTCGCCGACGACGAGCGGCTCTTCGAGGTCGACTTCTGGGGCGCGGTGCACGCCACCCGCACGGCGCTCTCGCACATGCGCCGGCACGGCGGCGCCATCGTCACCGTCTCCAGCGTGCTGGCCACCCGCAGCGTTCCCTGGCAGGGCGCCTACGCCGCCTCGCAGCACGCGCTCAAGGCCTGGACCGACGCCCTGCGGATGGAGCTCCGTCACGATCGGGTGCCGGTGCGCCTCACCGTCCTCCAACCGGGCGGCGTGGATTCACCCTTCCATGCCCACGCCCGAACCCCCTTCGGCAGACAGCCCATTCTGCCGAAGCCCGTCTACGCACCGGAGGTGGTGGCCAGAGCGGTGCTCCGCTGCGTGAAGCGGCCCCGACGGGACACGGTGATCGGCGGCAGCGGGCTCGTCCTCCTCGAGAAGCTCGCCCCGGCCACTGGCGACCGGCTCCTCCAGCGGGCGGTCGCGCTGCAGCTCCGGCGCGATGCAGCCGTGCAGGCGCCGGGGGACGGGCTCCACCTGCCGCCACCGCGCGAGGGAAGGGAGCGGGGCTCGGATCGCCGCGTGCTCCACCGCAGCCCGCTGGCAGCGCTCGCGCTCCACCCGATCCTCGGGCTCCTCGGCGGCGCCGCTGCCGTCGGCCTGTTTCGATCGCGGTAGGGGCCTGCGGCCCTGCCACCCGAGCGAGCAGCGCGGAGCGGAGCCCCTATCGTTTCCCCAACGGGAATCGAAAGCAGCGAAGGGGACGCACCATGAAGAAGCTCGACGAACAGACGATCGTGATCACCGGCGCCTCGAGCGGCATCGGCCTCGCCACCGCCCGGATGGCTGCGGCGAAGGGCGCCCGGGTGGTCTTGAGCTCGCGCAACGAGCCGGAGCTCCGCCGCCTGGTGGACGAGATCCGGCGCGAAGGCGGCCAGGCGATCTTCGTCGCCGCCGACGTAGGCGACGAGGAGGCGCTCCGCCACGTGGCGGACGCGGCGATCGAGGCCTTCGGCGGCATCGACACCTGGGTGAACAACGCCGGCGTCTCCATCTACGGCGGGACCCTCGAGGTGTCGATCGATGATCAGCGCAAGCTCTTCGAGACGAACTTCTGGGGCGTGGTGCATGGCTCCCGGATCGCCGTCGGCCACCTGCGCCGCAGGGGCGGGACGCTGATCAACATCGGCAGCGTCGCCTCGGAGCGCGCCCTCCCGATCCAGGGGATCTACAGCGCCACGAAGCATGCGATGAAGGCCTGGACGGACGCGCTGCGCACCGAGCTCGAGCACGAAGGCGCACAGGTGGCGGTGGTCCTGATCGAGCCCGCCTCGATCGACACCCCCTACACCGAGCATGCGCGCAACTACATGGATCGGGATCCGCAGCTGCCGCCACCGCTCTATACGCCCGAGGTGGTCGCACGGGCGATCCTCGCCAACGCGCAGCGGCCCCACGCCCGGGTCACGGTCGGCGGCAGCGCGCCGGGGCTCACCTCGCTGGGCAGGATTGCGCCGCGGCTGGGCGACAAGATCATGGGCTCGAAGGCGATGTACGAGGGGCAGCGGACCGAACACCAGGCGGGCCGCGCGGACGCGCTGTGGGGACCGCCTCGGAGCGAGGGCGAGGTCCGGGGCTACAACCACCGGGCCCTCCACCACAGCACCTATACCTGGGCCGAGATGAACCGGGGCAAGGTGGCGCTCTTCGCGGCAGCTGCGCTGGGCGGCCTCCTCGCCGCGCGAACCGCGCGATCCGCGCGAAGCTCGCGATCGGCGCCGCGCGCCGGCCGCACCGCCGGCAGCTACCGTGCGGCCCCAGCCCGCGAGCGTCCGACCGCCGCCCCCGCGGATCTCTGGCGGAGCACCTGGCACTGAAGCCGGCGCAACGGGGGGGGGGACGGCGGCGGCGCTACCTGCGTGGAGAGGGAGCGGTCGGGATCCTCCCGAGCGAGATGCCAACCCGGCGGCCCCACCACGGGGGCCTTGCGCCCGCCGAAGCGAAGTGGAGCACGGCCTGCGGCGAACGCAGGCCGTGCCTTACCATCCATCGAATGGATCACACGCGGCCCAGCGCACGGGAGCTCGAGGTGGCGGCTGCGGCGCAGCCTGCGCCGAGGCCCGCCCGCACCGCCCCCGCAGGTGAGGCTGCGGCGATGCTCCGCCGCCGCGGCTTCGCCACCACGCCGGGCGAGCTGCTCACGCCCTTCCCCCCCGATCTCGACGGCCCTGCAGCCGACCGCCTCGCCGAAAAGCTCTCCCACTACGCCTTCCGGCTCTTTCTCCGCGGCGCCCTCCACTGCGGCCCCATCTTCGACGCCACGGAGGCGACCCGCTACCTCGCAGGCCACAAGGCACGGGAGCAGGCGGAGACATTGGTGGAGCTGGGGCTCGCGGTCCACGAGGGCGGCAGCCGCTACCGCCTCCTCCACCCGGTGCCCTCCTTCGGCGGCACGCTGGAGTGGTACGTCGCTCGTGAGCTCCGGACCCGGCTCGGCTTCGACGTCGCCGTGAACCACAAATTCCGCGCCCCGGGGGTCGGCGGCGATCTCGACGTGGTCGCCGCCGCCGAGGGCAAGCTCGTGCAGATCGAGCTCAAATCCTCGCCCCCCAAGCATCTCTCGATGGAGGAGGTCCGGGCCTTCTTCGATCGGGTGCAGGCGCTCCGGCCCGACGTCGCCCTCTTCGTGGTGGACACGGCGCTGCGGCTCGGCGACCGGGTGGTGCCGATGCTCACCCAGGCGCTGCAGGATCGCCGCAGGGACGCGCCGCCGCCGCGCCGCATCGAACGGGAGCTCTGGTCCTTCGGCCCCCACCTCTACGTGGTCAATGCCAAGCCGGACCTGGTGGCGAACGTGGCCCGCTCGATCGCCGAGGGGCTGCGGGCGCTGGCGCCGTCGATCGTCTGACGGCAGCGCCCCTGCCGCGGCAGTGCGTCCCGCTGCGCGCTGTTGCAGATTGGGGCCATGACCGAAACCGACCTGACCGAGACCGAGGCATTGGCCGAACGGCTGCGCAGCGCGGACGTGGGGGAGCTCGCCCCGGAGGTTGCCCGCGACTTCCGCGAGCTCCTCGAGGACGTCCCCTGGCTGGTGGCGGAGATCCGCAGGCTCCGCCTCGGCCCGGGCAGGCTGGGGGCCCTGCTCCGCCACCGCCGGGTCGAAAAGGGCCTGGCGGTGGAGCAGGTCGCCAGGGAGGCGTCGCTGCAGCCGGCTGCGGGCTCGGTGGCGATCTCCCCGGAGGAGGTCCGCGCCCTCGAGGAGGGGATCCACCCCACCGGCCCGCGCTGGCCCGACATCCTTCGAGCCATCGCGGCGGTGCTGGGGATCCCGGCGGCGGATCTGCCGCCGGCGTGAGCCCCGGGCCGCGGGATCAGACCCGCTCGACCAGCGCCGCCACGCCCTGGCCGACGCCGACGCACATCGAGGCCACGCCGCGCCTGGCGCCCCGGCGCTTCATCTCGTGCACGAGGGTGGTGAGGATCCGGGCGCCGGAGCAGCCGAGTGGATGGCCGAGGGCGATCGCGCCGCCGTTGACGTTCACGCGGTCCGGATCGAAGCCGAGATCACGGACGCAGGCGATCGACTGGACGGCGAAGGCCTCGTTGAGCTCGACGAGATCGACGTCCGCAGCGGCGACGCCGTGGCGGACGAGGAGCTTGCGCACGGCGGGCACCGGGCCGATGCCCATGTAGCGCGGGTCGACGCCGGCGGAGGCGCCGCCCACGAAGCGGGCGATGGGGGTGAGCCCCAGCTCCTTCGCCGCCTCGGGCGAGGCGAGGAGGAGCGCCGCGGCGCCGTCGTTGAGCGAGGAGGAATTGCCTGCGGTCACCGAGCCTCCCTTGCGGAAGGAGGCCTGCAAGGTGGCGAGCTTCTCGGGGGTGGTGTCGGGCCGGGGGCACTCGTCCCTGTCGACGACGAGGGCAGGCCCCTTGCGCTGCGGGATCTCCACCGGGATCACCTCGTCCCGGAAGGCGCCCCGCTCCCACGCCGCCACCGCCTTGCGGTGCGAGTCGAAGGCGAAGCGATCCTGCTCCTCGCGGCCGATCCCGTACTTCTCCGCGACGTTCTCGGCGGTCTCGCCCATCTGCTCGAGGGGGAAGAGCGCCTCCATCTTCGGGTTGGGGAAGCGCCAGCCCAGCGAGGTGTCGAAGACCTGGCTGCCGCCGGTGGGGAAGGCGCCGTCGGGCTTGGGCATCGCCCAGGGCGCGCGGGTCATCGACTCCACGCCGCCTGCCACCACCACCTCGGCCTCACCCACGGCGATCATCCGCGCCGCCTGGATCGCCGCCTCGAGGCCGGAGGCGCAGAGCCGGTTGACGGTGACGCCGGGGACGCTCTGGGGCATCCCCGCCAGGAGCAGCGCCATCCGCGCCACGTTGCGGTTGTCCTCGCCGGCCTGGTTGGCGCAGCCGAGGATCACCTCGTCCACCCGGGCCCCGTCGACGCCTGCCCGGCGCAGCAGGCTGCCGATGGCGTGGGCGGCGAGGTCGTCGGGGCGGACCGACTGCAGCGCGCCGCGAAGCTTGCCGATGGGGGTCCGAACCGCTGCGCAGATCAGGGCTTCACGCACGTCATTGGCTCCTTGGACGAGGCAGGAGCCGGTTTTCTTAGCCCAGATCCATCCGGCGGGAAAGGCGCCACCGAGGCGGCCCGCCGCTCCCGTTCTGCAGGAGCGATTGAATCTTTTCCCCGCTTCGTGCTGTCAGAGGGCCATATGAGCCTTCGCGCGCTTGCCCTCCTCCTCCTCCTCCTGCCCGCAGCGGCCTCCGCCGCCGAGCTGCGGGTCGGCACCTCCATCGACGAGGTGACCGTCCATCCCAGCACCGCCCAGATCTCCCGGCACGGCAGGGCACAACTCCCCGCAGGCAGCGTCCGGCTCCTGGTCGACGAGCTCACCCCGCAGCTGCAGGACGACACCCTGCGGCTCTTCGCGAAGGGTGGCGCCAGAGCCCGGATCCTCGGGGTTTCGGTGGAGATGCAGCCCCAGGCGGAGAGCACTTCACCTGCAGTGCAGGCCGCCGAGGAGAACGTGCGGGACCTCGAGTTCCGGGACCGCGCCCTCGCCGACCGGCTCGAGGCCGCAGCGGAGCAGAAGAAATTCCTCGACGCGCTGCGGGCCACCTACGCGAAGGAGCGCTCGGACAACCTCCCGGTCCGGCAGGTGAACACCTCGGAGTGGTCGGCGATGGTCGACTTCCTCGGCAGGGAATATGCCGAGGTGAGCGCCACCGTCCGCACTACCACCCGCGAGCGCCTGCAGCTGCAGAAGGAGCTCGACGCCGCGCGCCGGGAGCTCGCGCGGCTCCAGTCGAAGGGCAGCCGCAGCTACAAGCGGGCGGTGGTCGATCTGCTGGTGGAGCGCGCGGGCTCCATCGACCTCGAGCTCACCTACCTCGTCCACGGCGCGAGCTGGCAGCCGGTCTGGGACGCGCGCCTCGACCCCGACGACGAGCGGCTCGACCTCGGCCTCCAGGCCCGGGTGCAGCAGCGGACCGGCGAGGATTGGGAGAACGTGCAGCTGGTGGTCTCCTCGGCGGAACCGATGCGCCGCACCACGCTCCCCGAGGTCCATCCCCTCTACCTGACCCGCAGGCCGCCCTCCCCGCCGCCCTACGCCAGCCGCCAG
It encodes:
- a CDS encoding aldehyde dehydrogenase family protein; translation: MALKLQHAKIPEGKLLVGGRWTAGRSNTAMDVIYPGNAEKVASFHGASAEDVDGAVRIARQALEQGPWSTKISPAERTRILWRLSELIGEHADELAELETVNTGKPFAETRNIEIPLSAEIFQYFAGWTTKIHGETIPAKPGMLNMTLREPVGVVGVITPWNFPLLMSTWKIAAALACGNVVIHKPSELTPFTAMKLAELALEAGLPEGVLQVLPGTGGEAGEAMVLHPGIDKISFTGSTKIGQRIMQLSASNLKRLTLELGGKSPNVVFADADMDAAVRGAINAIFYNKGEVCSAGSRLLVERSIKDEFLEKVKGRAEKMLAAQGDPLSPKSRLGPQISQNQLDKVLGYIEKGQAEGARLVFGGGRNTDAGPGFFVKPTIFDGVVNDMCIAREEIFGPVLSTIAFDQVEEAAALANANDYGLAAGIWTRDIKKALRAAKALKAGTVWVNTYNVFDAAMPFGGFKNSGFGRELGMHALDNYTELKSVWIDLT
- a CDS encoding uracil-DNA glycosylase yields the protein MSKAFESLQKELVACGRCDRLVAWREQVGAEKRAAFRHETYWARPVPSFGDPAARLLVLGLAPAAHGANRTGRVFTGDGDPQWLFRALHRAGFASQPFSRDPRDGLRLHDCVVTNAVHCVPPGNRPSATELAICGRSFLDRELAALPHLQVVVALGRLAFDAYLAAAARLGHQPKPRPRFGHLAAVEEGLPHVLLASYHPSRQNTNTGLLTEPMFDRVFTEVRRRLA
- a CDS encoding SDR family oxidoreductase — translated: MRHAGRKKPIDAQTLVITGASSGIGLATAQIAARRGARVVLSSFDPKPLEEATEALRDEGCTVASFVADVSARTAMERLAAFATRTFGRIDTWVNNAGVHVFGKSLDVDLEDARRVLAVDYWGTVHGSRAALPRLRESRGTLVNVGSVLSGRAVPLQGIYSASKHAVKAWTDALRMELALEGVAVAVTLVQPSAIDTPIVRHSKSLMPFRVQLPPPMYAPEVVGRAIVRAAQRPQRDVTVGGAGIFASIGEKFGPKTADEVMRFSFFRLQRARGPARGVDALHRPLGEAPRKRSGDGRVVLRHSAWTWARQHPAVGGAVAALLGVGLVAGVAGREG
- a CDS encoding SDR family oxidoreductase, whose amino-acid sequence is MSLNGRRIVITGATSGIGLATARLAAARGASVFLVSRNEEDLRHVAGQIGRRGGKAAWARADVAVRAEVEAAAERAIEAFGGIDAWVNCAATGLYAPVEQSDLADDERLFEVDFWGAVHATRTALSHMRRHGGAIVTVSSVLATRSVPWQGAYAASQHALKAWTDALRMELRHDRVPVRLTVLQPGGVDSPFHAHARTPFGRQPILPKPVYAPEVVARAVLRCVKRPRRDTVIGGSGLVLLEKLAPATGDRLLQRAVALQLRRDAAVQAPGDGLHLPPPREGRERGSDRRVLHRSPLAALALHPILGLLGGAAAVGLFRSR
- a CDS encoding SDR family oxidoreductase: MKKLDEQTIVITGASSGIGLATARMAAAKGARVVLSSRNEPELRRLVDEIRREGGQAIFVAADVGDEEALRHVADAAIEAFGGIDTWVNNAGVSIYGGTLEVSIDDQRKLFETNFWGVVHGSRIAVGHLRRRGGTLINIGSVASERALPIQGIYSATKHAMKAWTDALRTELEHEGAQVAVVLIEPASIDTPYTEHARNYMDRDPQLPPPLYTPEVVARAILANAQRPHARVTVGGSAPGLTSLGRIAPRLGDKIMGSKAMYEGQRTEHQAGRADALWGPPRSEGEVRGYNHRALHHSTYTWAEMNRGKVALFAAAALGGLLAARTARSARSSRSAPRAGRTAGSYRAAPARERPTAAPADLWRSTWH
- a CDS encoding helix-turn-helix domain-containing protein produces the protein MTETDLTETEALAERLRSADVGELAPEVARDFRELLEDVPWLVAEIRRLRLGPGRLGALLRHRRVEKGLAVEQVAREASLQPAAGSVAISPEEVRALEEGIHPTGPRWPDILRAIAAVLGIPAADLPPA
- a CDS encoding thiolase family protein; the encoded protein is MREALICAAVRTPIGKLRGALQSVRPDDLAAHAIGSLLRRAGVDGARVDEVILGCANQAGEDNRNVARMALLLAGMPQSVPGVTVNRLCASGLEAAIQAARMIAVGEAEVVVAGGVESMTRAPWAMPKPDGAFPTGGSQVFDTSLGWRFPNPKMEALFPLEQMGETAENVAEKYGIGREEQDRFAFDSHRKAVAAWERGAFRDEVIPVEIPQRKGPALVVDRDECPRPDTTPEKLATLQASFRKGGSVTAGNSSSLNDGAAALLLASPEAAKELGLTPIARFVGGASAGVDPRYMGIGPVPAVRKLLVRHGVAAADVDLVELNEAFAVQSIACVRDLGFDPDRVNVNGGAIALGHPLGCSGARILTTLVHEMKRRGARRGVASMCVGVGQGVAALVERV
- a CDS encoding mucoidy inhibitor MuiA family protein, whose protein sequence is MSLRALALLLLLLPAAASAAELRVGTSIDEVTVHPSTAQISRHGRAQLPAGSVRLLVDELTPQLQDDTLRLFAKGGARARILGVSVEMQPQAESTSPAVQAAEENVRDLEFRDRALADRLEAAAEQKKFLDALRATYAKERSDNLPVRQVNTSEWSAMVDFLGREYAEVSATVRTTTRERLQLQKELDAARRELARLQSKGSRSYKRAVVDLLVERAGSIDLELTYLVHGASWQPVWDARLDPDDERLDLGLQARVQQRTGEDWENVQLVVSSAEPMRRTTLPEVHPLYLTRRPPSPPPYASRQAAPRAKAESLSESAGAMDEAEAFEPMPAQVRVNLLSTSYTAPARATIPSTGEARKSFLASHPLQAKLRRVVAPSIEAKAYLTAKAKNESGAPLLAGPIELFVEGAFVGRSSIGQVAEGDELELAFGPDERILVERDVLERNRDDYGVFSRRERYTYKIRTKVKNLYREPVQIDLVEQLPVSRDEDIEVKILEGTTAGGKGDEQKPGVQTWTLDLKAGQERVIQTAFEVSYPKGVPIFNLP